GCCGCAGTGTTCCTCCTGGTCGGCGCTACCTTCATGACCTCGGCCTATGTGCAGAGCCAGCGCGGTCACGTCAGCATCGAGGCGTTTGTCGGCCTGCTCTCGCCACGGGCCAATCGGGTCCGGCTGTGGCTGGTCGATGCCGCGAGCCTTGCGTTCTGCACCTTCTTCGCCTGGAAGTCGTGGACCCTGGCGCACGAGGCCTATGTCGATGGCCAGGTCTCGAACTCGATGTGGTCGCCGCCGCTCGCGATCCCCTATGGGCTGATGGCACTTGGCATGAGCCTGCTCTGTGTGCAGATCCTGCTGCAGATCCTCGTTCCGCTGACCGGTGGCGGCCGCCGATGACCGTGTTCGGAATTGGCATCTCCTACGGGCTTGCCACCCTGTTCGCGATGTTCTCGGGCATGCCCATTGCATTCGCCCTGGGCGCCGTCGCCGTCGTCTTCATGGCGATCTACATGCCCGCCGCCTCGCTCGATACGGTAACGCAGA
The DNA window shown above is from Bradyrhizobium sp. ISRA464 and carries:
- a CDS encoding TRAP transporter small permease, which translates into the protein MMHGPIADQPEAAHMATGSSPVAVLERALRICNNIIVVFAAIALVAACIILSYSVLGRALFHMANYWQDEAAVFLLVGATFMTSAYVQSQRGHVSIEAFVGLLSPRANRVRLWLVDAASLAFCTFFAWKSWTLAHEAYVDGQVSNSMWSPPLAIPYGLMALGMSLLCVQILLQILVPLTGGGRR